In the Saccharococcus thermophilus genome, AAATTGGCAAAATTACTGAAGTGATTAGCGGAATTGCTGAACAGACGAACCTTTTGGCGTTGAATGCGGCGATTGAAGCGGCGCGAGCGGGTGAGCATGGACGGGGATTTGCGGTTGTCGCTGATGAAGTACGGAAATTAGCCGAACAATCCGCACAATCGGCACAACAAATTGCTTCGTTAATTGCAACGATTCAAAAGGAAACAAATGAGGCTGTTCAATCGATGGAGACGGTACGAAAAGAAGTGGAAACTGGTACCGCAGCCATCCGCACATCGGGAGAAGCTTTTCAACAAATCCAAACAGCTGTCCATGAAGTCGCGGCACAAATTCAAGACGTTTCCGCTTCTGTTCAACAAATGTCAGCCGCTGCGGAACAAGTAGTGCAATCGATGCAGCTAGTGACGCAAATTGCTGAATCCGCCGCTTCGGGGACGCAAGAAGTGTCGGCGGCAACGGAAGAACAGCTTGCTTCCATGGAGGAAATTTCTGCTTCCGCTGCTTCCCTATCGAAAATGGCGGAGGACGTACAATCACTTTTAAAACGATTCCGCGTATAGCGAACGTCCATAGTGGCGTTCGTTTTTTTTGTTTTGCAACGAAAAATACATGCAAAATTTTTGCGTATTTGGATATAATAAATAAATGTACATATTGCTAAAAAGAAAGTAGTGAAACTGCCGATGGGAGAGAAGCTTGTCGTCATCATTGGGCCGACCGCCGTCGGGAAAACGAAATTAAGCATCGCTTTAGCGAAACGGTTAAATGGGGAAATCATCAGCGGGGATTCGATGCAAATTTACAAAGGAATGGACATTGGAACGGCAAAAATTAAACCGGAGGAGATGGAAGGGATACCGCATCATTTGCTTGACATTAAAGAACCGTGGGAATCGTTTTCGGTTGTTGAGTTTCAACAGCTCGCCCGCTCGCTTATTCATGAAATTTCCGCACGCGGACGTTTGCCGATGATTGTCGGCGGCACCGGGCTGTATATTCAATCCGTCATTTATGACTATCAATTTTCTACCGCTCCTTCCGATGAAGCTTATCGCCGCCAGTTGCGGAAAATTGCGGAGGAAGAAGGAGAAGAAATGTTGCATGAACAATTAAAAGCCATTGACCCAGAAAGTGCGGCGCGCATTCATCCGCACAACGTCCGCCGCGTCATCCGCGCTTTAGAAATATATCATTGCACAGGCAAGACCATGACGGAATGGCAGCGTGGGCAAACGAAACGACTCATTTATGATGCCGCCATCGTCGGGCTGACGATGGAGCGGGAACAATTGTACCGCCGCATTAACGAGCGGGTCGAGCAAATGCTTGCCGAAGGGCTGTTAGAAGAAGTAAGAGCGTTATATGACCGCGGTATTCGCGACTGTCAGTCCGTCCAGGCGATTGGTTATAAAGAGTTGTATGACTATTTTGATGGGCGCGTTTCCTTAGAAGAAGCAGTCGAACAGTTGAAGCAAAACTCGCGCCGCTATGCAAAGCGGCAGCTGACATGGTTTCGAAACCAAATGCCCGTCCAATGGTTTGATATGACGGATGCAGAGAAGTTTGCTGAGAAAACTGAGGAAATTTTTCAATACATAGCAGGAAAGCTTCAATTAGAAGCGAATATATAAATTAGCTAGAGAGAAAAAGAGGAGGACGTTTTATGAAAAATTCCATTAACATTCAAGACCAGTTTTTAAATCAGTTGCGCAAAAACGAAATACAAGTCACCGTATATTTGTTAAATGGCTTTCAGCTGCGCGGTTACGTCAAAGGGTTTGACAATTTTACCGTTTTGCTGGAAGTCCAAGGAAAGCAGCAGCTCATTTATAAACATGCGATTTCGACATTTGCCCCGGAAAAAAACGTTCAATTTGAAACAGAATAACGGCAACGTCGAATCATATGTTATATAACAGTAGAAGCAAAAGTGTCCGTCCGAAAAGGCGGGCGCTTTTTTATTCGTAAAAATCGGTCGTGCTGAATAAAATATACAAACTTTTATTCCTGCCAAACTGCGATGATTGCTTGCCTGTTTCTTTTACTTGGGCGATTGTCACGAATCGGCGGTGAAAAACGTATACTGATAAAGAACGAAGCGGTGAAAAAGCAGCCACGAAAATGGTGAAGTGAGGTGACACCCCATTGTCGGAATTGACGATGAACAAAGCAAAAGGGCAGATTAACATTGTGCTCAATTCGAAAAATATTAACCATCTAGTAAAAGAGGACCGGAATGATTTTATTAATTATGAAGAGCATCAGGCGTTGAAAAATGTTCAAAAAGAACTGGATCAGCTGATTGGGCTCGATCATGTAAAAAAAATCATTAAAGAAATTTACGCGTGGCTTTATATTAATAAAGTCCGCAAAGAAAATGGTTTAAAACCAAATAAACAAGCGCTCCATATGATTTTTAAAGGAAACCCGGGCACGGGAAAAACGACGGTGGCGCGGCTGTTAGGAAAATTGTTTTTTGAAATGAACGTGCTTTCCAAAGGGCATTTTATCGAAGCGGAGCGTGCCGATTTAGTCGGTGAATATATTGGACATACTGCCAATAAAACGAGGGACTTAATCAAAAAAGCGCGCGGCGGAATTTTGTTTATCGATGAAGCGTACTCGCTTGCCCGCGGCGGCGAAAAAGATTTTGGCAAAGAGGCGATTGATACGCTTGTCAAAGGAATGGAAGATTATTGCGATGATTTGGTCGTCATTTTGGCGGGCTATCCGAAAGAGATGGATTATTTTTTATCATTAAATCCAGGATTGCCGTCCCGTTTTCCGCTGATGATTGAGTTTCCTGATTATACGGTCGATGAGCTGGTGAAAATGGCCAAACAGATGCTGCGGGAACGGGAATATGAGTTTACGCCGGAAGCGGAGCGAAAATTATACTATCATATTGAGGAAGTTCTGGAAACTAACCAGCGCGGAAAATTCAGCAACGGACGCTACGTCCGCAACTTAATTGAAAAGGCGATTCGCAAACAGGCGGTGCGCCTTTTGCATGAAGGGCGATACGATAAAAAGGAATTGATGGTGATCCGCGATCGCGATCTAGTCATTAGTTCTTAAAAAGGAAGGGGAATCCCTTTCTTTTTTTGTGCGAAAGAAAGGAGATTTCAATCATATGTAGAATAAAGAAACATGAGGCAGTGAAGGTTTAATATTCAGAATAGTTTTAATATGCTTACCCGTTTCTGCATATCATTGCCTGTTCTTTGATATGTATAGTAATGATGCTTTAAAAATGGATAAAGGGGGTATGGCGCTTGTACATGACGATTGGGGAAGTATTTTCCCAGACGGTGCGAAAATTTCCGAAAAAGGAAGCGGTCGTCGATATCGCGAAAGGACGACGCTATACGTATGTGCAATGGGAACAGGAAGTAAACCGCCTTGCC is a window encoding:
- the spoVK gene encoding stage V sporulation protein K codes for the protein MSELTMNKAKGQINIVLNSKNINHLVKEDRNDFINYEEHQALKNVQKELDQLIGLDHVKKIIKEIYAWLYINKVRKENGLKPNKQALHMIFKGNPGTGKTTVARLLGKLFFEMNVLSKGHFIEAERADLVGEYIGHTANKTRDLIKKARGGILFIDEAYSLARGGEKDFGKEAIDTLVKGMEDYCDDLVVILAGYPKEMDYFLSLNPGLPSRFPLMIEFPDYTVDELVKMAKQMLREREYEFTPEAERKLYYHIEEVLETNQRGKFSNGRYVRNLIEKAIRKQAVRLLHEGRYDKKELMVIRDRDLVISS
- the miaA gene encoding tRNA (adenosine(37)-N6)-dimethylallyltransferase MiaA, with the translated sequence MGEKLVVIIGPTAVGKTKLSIALAKRLNGEIISGDSMQIYKGMDIGTAKIKPEEMEGIPHHLLDIKEPWESFSVVEFQQLARSLIHEISARGRLPMIVGGTGLYIQSVIYDYQFSTAPSDEAYRRQLRKIAEEEGEEMLHEQLKAIDPESAARIHPHNVRRVIRALEIYHCTGKTMTEWQRGQTKRLIYDAAIVGLTMEREQLYRRINERVEQMLAEGLLEEVRALYDRGIRDCQSVQAIGYKELYDYFDGRVSLEEAVEQLKQNSRRYAKRQLTWFRNQMPVQWFDMTDAEKFAEKTEEIFQYIAGKLQLEANI
- the hfq gene encoding RNA chaperone Hfq, translating into MKNSINIQDQFLNQLRKNEIQVTVYLLNGFQLRGYVKGFDNFTVLLEVQGKQQLIYKHAISTFAPEKNVQFETE